The Thermoanaerobacterales bacterium genome includes a region encoding these proteins:
- the rplL gene encoding 50S ribosomal protein L7/L12, whose protein sequence is MSKVNEVLEIVKGMTVLELADLVKAMEEEFGVSAAAPVAAVAAAPAAAAPAAVEEEQTEFDVILETVGDKKINVIKVVREITGLGLKEAKELVDGAPKPVKEKVNKEEAEAIKAKLEEVGAGVKIK, encoded by the coding sequence ATGTCCAAAGTCAACGAGGTTCTCGAAATCGTCAAGGGCATGACCGTCCTTGAACTCGCCGACCTGGTAAAGGCGATGGAAGAAGAATTCGGCGTCTCCGCCGCCGCTCCGGTAGCCGCCGTGGCCGCGGCTCCGGCCGCCGCCGCTCCTGCCGCCGTCGAGGAGGAGCAGACCGAATTCGACGTTATCCTGGAGACCGTGGGCGACAAGAAGATCAACGTCATCAAGGTCGTCCGGGAGATCACCGGCCTGGGCCTCAAGGAGGCCAAGGAGCTGGTCGACGGCGCTCCCAAGCCGGTCAAAGAGAAGGTCAACAAGGAAGAGGCCGAGGCTATCAAGGCCAAGCTCGAGGAAGTCGGCGCCGGCGTGAAGATCAAGTAA
- the rplA gene encoding 50S ribosomal protein L1: MPKHGKKYLEARKQVDRDALLDPAEALELVKKVAPAKFDETVEAAVRLGVDPRHADQQVRGAVVLPHGTGKTRKLLVFARGDKAKEAEEAGADYVGAEDMIAKIQGGWFDFDVAVATPDMMGMVGKIGRLLGPKGLMPNPKTGTVTFDIARAVAEVKAGKIQYRVDKAGIIHAPIGKVSFETEKLVENLKTLVDALVRAKPAAAKGQYMKGVTVASTMGPGVRVNVAKLVG; this comes from the coding sequence ATGCCGAAACACGGGAAGAAATACCTTGAAGCACGTAAGCAGGTTGACAGGGACGCACTTCTGGATCCGGCCGAGGCGCTGGAACTCGTCAAGAAGGTCGCTCCGGCCAAGTTTGACGAAACGGTGGAGGCCGCCGTCCGCCTGGGGGTCGACCCCCGCCACGCCGACCAGCAGGTCCGCGGCGCGGTCGTCCTGCCGCATGGCACCGGCAAGACGCGCAAGCTCCTGGTTTTCGCCCGCGGGGACAAGGCCAAGGAAGCCGAGGAAGCCGGCGCGGATTATGTGGGCGCCGAGGACATGATCGCCAAGATCCAGGGCGGCTGGTTCGACTTTGACGTTGCCGTGGCCACCCCCGATATGATGGGGATGGTCGGTAAGATCGGCCGCCTGCTGGGCCCCAAGGGCCTGATGCCGAACCCGAAGACCGGGACGGTAACCTTCGATATCGCGCGGGCGGTGGCCGAGGTCAAGGCCGGCAAGATCCAGTACCGCGTCGACAAGGCGGGCATCATCCATGCTCCGATCGGCAAGGTCTCCTTTGAGACCGAGAAGCTGGTCGAGAACCTGAAGACCCTGGTGGACGCCCTGGTCCGGGCCAAGCCCGCGGCCGCCAAGGGGCAGTACATGAAGGGGGTCACGGTCGCCTCGACGATGGGTCCCGGGGTCCGCGTCAACGTGGCGAAACTGGTGGGCTAG
- the rplJ gene encoding 50S ribosomal protein L10: MATTREDKVAVVGELKETMARAKIIVLTEYRGLSVASMTDLRRRIRGAGGHLKVAKNTLARRAAHEAGIEGLDPMLSGPIALAFGFDDPAAVPKVLTQFQKEFGKVSPVEITGGVIEGRVVAMDEIKRVADLPSREVLLAQVVGGLQAPLTGLVNVLQGNIRKFVYALEAVRKLKEA; encoded by the coding sequence TTGGCAACAACACGTGAAGACAAGGTGGCCGTAGTCGGGGAACTCAAGGAGACGATGGCCCGCGCCAAAATTATCGTCCTTACCGAGTACCGGGGCTTGAGCGTGGCTTCGATGACCGACCTGCGGCGGCGCATCCGCGGCGCCGGAGGGCACTTGAAGGTGGCCAAGAACACCCTGGCCCGTCGCGCGGCCCACGAGGCGGGCATTGAGGGGCTCGACCCCATGCTCAGCGGACCGATCGCCCTCGCCTTCGGGTTTGACGATCCGGCGGCCGTGCCCAAGGTCCTCACCCAGTTCCAAAAGGAGTTCGGGAAGGTGTCCCCGGTGGAGATCACCGGCGGGGTCATCGAGGGCCGGGTGGTGGCCATGGACGAGATCAAGCGGGTGGCCGACCTGCCAAGCCGCGAAGTGCTTCTCGCCCAGGTGGTGGGCGGCCTGCAGGCGCCGCTCACCGGCCTGGTCAACGTTCTGCAGGGCAACATCCGCAAGTTCGTCTACGCTCTGGAGGCCGTGAGGAAACTGAAGGAAGCGTAG
- the rplK gene encoding 50S ribosomal protein L11 codes for MAKKVAGVVKLQIPAGKATPAPPVGSGLGPYGVNIMAFVKEYNDRTAAQAGLIIPVEITIYEDRSFSFVTKTPPAAVLLKKAAGIETASGEPNRKKVGRVTRSKVREIAELKMPDLNAASVEAAMRMVEGTARSMGIEIVEG; via the coding sequence ATGGCAAAGAAAGTAGCAGGCGTTGTCAAGCTGCAGATCCCTGCGGGCAAGGCCACACCGGCACCCCCGGTCGGCTCCGGCCTGGGCCCGTACGGCGTGAATATTATGGCCTTCGTTAAAGAGTACAACGACCGGACGGCCGCCCAGGCGGGCCTGATCATTCCGGTCGAGATCACCATCTACGAGGACCGGAGTTTCAGCTTTGTGACCAAGACCCCGCCGGCCGCGGTTCTCCTGAAGAAGGCCGCCGGCATTGAGACAGCTTCCGGCGAACCCAACAGGAAAAAGGTCGGCCGGGTTACGCGCTCCAAGGTGCGCGAAATCGCCGAGCTGAAGATGCCCGACCTGAACGCGGCTTCGGTCGAGGCCGCGATGCGGATGGTCGAGGGCACGGCCCGCAGCATGGGGATTGAAATCGTAGAAGGTTAA
- the rpoB gene encoding DNA-directed RNA polymerase subunit beta — protein MPVAKAKERVVFGKLREALELPDLVEVQKKSYRWFLDQGLREVFQDISPIQDFTGNLVLEFLDYSLGEPKYAVQECKDRDVTYAAPLRVKVRLINRETGEVKEQDVFMGDFPLMTDKGTFIINGAERVIVSQLVRSPGVYFDAQPDPNGKLIYTATVIPSRGAWLEFETDALEHIWVRVDRTRKIPATVLIRALGYGTRTQLLSLFDNHKSIEETLTKDNTDNEEDALVEIYKRLRPGEPPTAESARALLDSLFFDPKRYDLAPVGRYKLFKKLKHGILYRYGEDTGETSYDPYLKEDIPADREFIRALTKEDIVATLRYILRMVDGQAERDDIDHLGNRRLRSVGELLQNQFRIGLARMERVVRERMTIQDVEVITPQVLINIRPVVAAIKEFFGSSQLSQFMDQTNPLAELTHKRRLSALGPGGLSRERAGFEVRDVHHSHYGRVCPIETPEGPNIGLIGSLTCYARVNEFGFIETPYRKVDKESGRVTDEIVYMTADEEEEYVIAQANVGLDDRGYFEEKRVSARYKGEFLLVDADRVDFVDVSPKQVFSVATSLIPFLEHDDANRALMGANMQRQAVPLLNAEAPLIGTGIEAKAAYDSGVVVIAENSGYVERVSADEVKIRTDAGGLDTYRLSKFTRSNQGTCLNQRPIVYAGERIEKGQVIADGPCTDHGELALGRNVLVAFMPWEGYNYEDAILVSEKLIKEDMYTSIHIEEYECDARDTKLGPEEITRDIPNVGEDALKDLDERGVIRVGAEVRPGDILVGKVTPKGETELTAEERLLRAIFGEKAREVRDTSLRVPHGESGKVVDVKVFSRENGDELPPGVNQLVRVYVAQKRKLSEGDKMAGRHGNKGVIARIMPEEDMPFLPDGTPIEIVLNPLGVPSRMNIGQVLECHLGWAAQALGYNIATPVFNGARESDITETLDRCGLPPDGKIELRDGRSGLPFDRPITVGYIYMLKLAHLVDDKIHARSTGPYSLVTQQPLGGKAQFGGQRFGEMEVWALEAYGAAYTLQEILTVKSDDVVGRVKTYEAIVKGENVPEPGVPEAFKVLIKEVQSLGLDIKVLAEDDREIEIREVEDDFAEPDKDLELDFQAMPEPGRNRDDNDEGEDIGEEPEEDEETLFGEEGFSVEERDIGEDYDREDNDLADDDGRRDDEE, from the coding sequence ATGCCGGTCGCCAAGGCTAAAGAGCGCGTCGTCTTCGGCAAACTTCGTGAGGCCCTTGAGCTGCCCGACCTGGTGGAGGTGCAGAAGAAATCTTACCGCTGGTTTTTGGACCAGGGGTTGCGCGAGGTATTCCAGGACATCTCTCCGATCCAGGACTTTACCGGCAACCTGGTTCTTGAGTTTCTTGACTACAGCCTCGGCGAGCCCAAGTACGCCGTGCAGGAGTGCAAGGACCGCGACGTGACCTACGCCGCTCCCTTGCGCGTCAAGGTGCGGCTGATCAACCGGGAGACGGGCGAGGTCAAGGAACAGGATGTCTTTATGGGGGACTTCCCCCTGATGACCGACAAGGGAACCTTCATTATCAATGGTGCTGAGAGAGTCATTGTCAGTCAATTGGTTCGTTCTCCCGGCGTCTATTTTGATGCCCAGCCCGATCCGAACGGCAAGCTCATCTATACGGCGACCGTCATCCCCAGCCGCGGCGCCTGGCTGGAGTTCGAGACCGACGCCCTGGAGCATATCTGGGTGCGCGTCGACCGGACGCGGAAAATCCCGGCCACCGTGCTGATCCGCGCCCTCGGTTACGGCACCAGGACCCAGTTACTGTCGCTGTTCGACAACCACAAGAGCATTGAAGAAACCCTGACCAAGGACAACACCGACAACGAGGAAGACGCCCTGGTCGAGATCTATAAGCGCCTGCGCCCGGGCGAGCCTCCGACCGCGGAAAGCGCCCGGGCTCTGCTTGATAGTCTATTCTTCGATCCCAAGCGTTATGACCTGGCCCCCGTGGGCCGGTATAAGCTGTTCAAGAAGCTGAAGCACGGCATCCTCTACCGCTACGGGGAGGACACCGGCGAAACCTCGTATGATCCGTACCTTAAAGAGGATATCCCGGCGGACCGCGAGTTCATCCGAGCGCTGACCAAAGAGGACATTGTCGCCACCCTCCGCTACATCCTGCGGATGGTCGACGGCCAGGCGGAGCGGGATGACATCGACCACCTCGGGAACCGCCGGCTGCGTTCCGTGGGCGAGTTGCTGCAGAACCAGTTCCGCATCGGCCTGGCCCGGATGGAGCGCGTGGTGCGCGAGCGCATGACCATCCAGGATGTCGAGGTCATCACCCCGCAGGTCCTGATCAATATCCGGCCGGTCGTGGCCGCCATCAAGGAGTTCTTCGGCTCCAGCCAGCTTTCGCAGTTCATGGACCAGACCAACCCCCTGGCGGAACTCACCCACAAGCGTCGCCTTTCGGCTCTCGGCCCGGGCGGCCTGTCCCGGGAGCGGGCGGGTTTCGAGGTCCGCGACGTCCACCACTCCCACTACGGCCGGGTCTGCCCCATTGAGACGCCTGAAGGTCCGAACATCGGCCTGATCGGCTCCCTGACCTGCTACGCCCGGGTCAATGAGTTCGGCTTCATCGAGACGCCTTACCGGAAGGTGGACAAGGAGAGCGGCCGGGTCACGGACGAGATCGTGTACATGACGGCCGACGAGGAAGAGGAATACGTCATCGCCCAGGCCAACGTGGGTCTGGACGACCGGGGATACTTTGAAGAGAAGCGGGTCAGCGCCCGGTACAAAGGGGAGTTCCTGCTCGTGGACGCCGACCGGGTCGACTTCGTCGACGTCTCTCCGAAGCAGGTGTTCAGCGTCGCCACCTCCCTGATCCCCTTCCTGGAGCACGACGACGCCAACCGCGCCCTCATGGGGGCGAACATGCAGCGCCAGGCGGTGCCGCTTTTGAACGCCGAGGCGCCCCTGATCGGCACCGGGATCGAGGCCAAGGCGGCCTACGATTCCGGGGTCGTCGTGATCGCCGAAAACTCCGGGTACGTGGAACGGGTGTCGGCCGACGAGGTCAAGATCCGGACTGACGCCGGCGGGCTGGATACCTACCGGCTCTCCAAGTTTACCCGCTCCAACCAGGGCACCTGCCTGAACCAGCGCCCGATCGTCTACGCCGGCGAGCGGATTGAGAAGGGCCAGGTCATCGCCGACGGGCCGTGCACAGACCACGGGGAACTGGCCCTGGGGCGGAACGTCCTGGTGGCCTTCATGCCCTGGGAGGGCTACAACTACGAGGACGCCATCCTGGTCAGCGAAAAGCTTATCAAGGAAGACATGTACACCTCGATCCATATCGAGGAGTATGAATGCGACGCCCGGGACACCAAGCTCGGGCCGGAGGAAATCACCCGCGACATCCCGAACGTCGGCGAGGACGCTTTGAAGGACCTGGACGAGCGCGGGGTCATCCGCGTCGGGGCCGAGGTCCGCCCGGGGGACATCCTGGTCGGCAAGGTAACCCCCAAGGGCGAGACCGAACTGACCGCCGAGGAGCGCCTCCTGCGGGCCATCTTCGGGGAAAAGGCGCGCGAGGTCCGCGACACCTCCCTGCGCGTCCCGCATGGCGAGTCCGGTAAAGTCGTGGACGTCAAGGTTTTCTCGCGCGAGAACGGCGATGAGCTGCCCCCCGGCGTGAACCAGCTCGTGCGGGTCTACGTGGCCCAGAAGCGCAAGCTCTCCGAGGGGGACAAAATGGCCGGGCGCCACGGGAACAAGGGCGTCATCGCCCGCATCATGCCGGAGGAGGATATGCCCTTCCTGCCCGACGGCACGCCGATCGAGATCGTCCTCAACCCCCTGGGCGTCCCGTCCCGCATGAACATCGGCCAGGTCCTGGAGTGCCACCTGGGCTGGGCGGCACAGGCCCTCGGCTACAACATCGCCACCCCGGTCTTCAACGGCGCCCGGGAGTCGGACATCACCGAGACCCTTGATCGTTGCGGACTGCCGCCGGACGGCAAGATCGAACTCCGCGACGGCCGGTCCGGCCTGCCCTTTGACCGCCCGATCACGGTCGGTTACATCTATATGCTGAAGCTGGCCCACCTGGTCGACGATAAGATCCACGCGCGGTCGACCGGGCCGTATTCCCTCGTCACGCAGCAGCCTCTCGGCGGCAAGGCGCAGTTCGGCGGCCAGCGCTTCGGCGAGATGGAGGTCTGGGCCCTGGAGGCCTATGGGGCGGCCTACACCCTGCAGGAGATCCTGACCGTCAAATCCGACGATGTCGTGGGCCGGGTAAAAACCTACGAGGCCATTGTCAAGGGCGAAAACGTGCCGGAGCCGGGTGTGCCCGAGGCCTTCAAGGTCCTGATCAAGGAAGTGCAGAGCCTCGGCCTGGACATCAAGGTCCTCGCCGAGGACGACCGGGAGATCGAGATCCGGGAGGTGGAGGACGACTTCGCCGAGCCGGACAAGGACCTTGAACTGGACTTCCAGGCGATGCCGGAGCCCGGCCGGAACCGCGATGACAACGACGAAGGAGAGGACATCGGCGAGGAACCGGAGGAGGACGAGGAGACCCTGTTCGGCGAGGAGGGCTTCTCCGTAGAGGAACGGGATATCGGAGAGGACTACGACCGGGAAGACAATGACCTGGCGGACGACGACGGGCGCCGGGACGACGAAGAGTAA